A genome region from Bacteroides stercoris ATCC 43183 includes the following:
- a CDS encoding SusC/RagA family TonB-linked outer membrane protein produces MKQVNLRICRTILPLLLGLFLSVGVYAQNITVKGHVKDALGGVIGANVIEKGNPSNGTITDVDGNFTLSVPKGAILQVSFIGYKTQEIEATSSVIVTLKDDSELLNEVVVIGYGVAKKNDLTGSVTAIKPDEKNKGLVVSAQDMIQGKIAGVNVNTTSGAPGEGAQIRIRGGASLNASNNPLIVIDGMPMDNNNTKGVNNPLSLVNPNDIETFTVLKDASATAIYGSRGSNGVIIITTKKGRKNQAPKVSYNGTLSVSTIADKLDVMNAPEYVEFIKNTYGEGSAAYAGLGWQKYNEDGTPDFSAGTYNTDWQDEIYRAGISHDHNVSVTGGVGNESWSMPYRVSVGYTNQEGILKGSDYNRFTAGFTLNPSLLNDHLNFNINAKYSYSKTNPGGTDAIGAAISMDPTRPIMSEDEQFKNWGGYWQWTKNTSEYDPTFPFARNDDAPKNPVELIEHYTFDKSATVLLGNFEADYKIHGFEDLRLHMNLSGEYADGGEYTNNNPYSTYGFYYGGVGENKEKKYNLIATAYAQYNKDFNKAHHLDVMVGYEYNHMKYWGGEWFENYYPSTNESYYDDGTPKAGTINSSSTKNWRGQIYLVSWYGRVNYSLLDRYLFTFTARYDGSSRFADGQRWGFFPSAAFAWRVKDEAFLKDVDAVSDLKLRLGWGKTGQQDTGKEYYTVIYKVSTSENHRYPVGPNNPGTLYQPLPYNDDLTWETTTTWNLGLDYGMFDQRLTLNLDAYYRETTDLLSTPTIPAGQNFDNALMLNAGSLKNTGVEIALSGKPVQTKDWFVELGMNIAYNKNEITGLYGGRDVIEAGMKVGTDQQITYHKVGLPANSFWVYQQVYDESGRPIMGCYVDRNADGSIDENDRYYYKNIIAPWTGGFNFKVAYKNWDLGTNFRASFGNYVYNGIESGKANSAMLYNSKGYYENSTADIVSLGWSSYNYALTDYFVQNASFLKCDNITLGYNFDNLFKAGKYKGVSGRIYASCSNVFTITKYKGLDPEQTSGKESSLYPRSRTFLLGLNLNF; encoded by the coding sequence ATGAAGCAAGTTAATCTTAGAATCTGTCGAACGATTCTTCCCCTGTTATTAGGGTTATTCTTGTCAGTTGGCGTTTATGCACAGAACATCACGGTGAAAGGGCATGTGAAAGATGCTTTGGGTGGTGTGATTGGCGCTAATGTCATTGAAAAAGGTAATCCGTCTAATGGCACCATTACCGATGTGGACGGAAATTTTACATTGTCTGTACCCAAAGGAGCAATTCTTCAGGTATCTTTTATAGGATACAAAACACAGGAAATAGAAGCAACTTCATCTGTGATTGTGACTTTGAAAGACGATTCGGAATTATTGAATGAAGTGGTTGTCATCGGTTACGGTGTGGCTAAGAAAAATGACCTTACCGGTTCGGTGACAGCGATCAAGCCGGATGAGAAAAATAAAGGTCTGGTCGTAAGCGCTCAGGATATGATTCAAGGTAAGATTGCCGGTGTAAATGTAAACACCACTTCGGGAGCTCCCGGTGAAGGTGCTCAAATCCGTATTCGTGGTGGCGCTTCTTTGAATGCCAGCAACAATCCGCTTATAGTGATAGACGGCATGCCGATGGATAATAACAATACCAAAGGTGTGAACAATCCGCTTTCACTTGTCAATCCTAATGATATTGAAACTTTTACGGTGCTGAAAGATGCTTCTGCTACGGCAATTTACGGTAGCCGTGGTTCTAATGGAGTAATTATCATTACAACTAAAAAAGGACGTAAGAACCAGGCACCGAAGGTTTCATATAACGGAACTTTGTCGGTAAGTACGATTGCCGACAAGCTCGATGTAATGAACGCTCCCGAATATGTTGAATTTATCAAGAATACGTATGGCGAAGGCTCGGCAGCTTATGCAGGACTCGGATGGCAGAAATACAATGAAGATGGTACACCGGACTTTTCTGCCGGCACATATAATACGGATTGGCAGGATGAAATATACCGTGCCGGTATCAGTCACGACCATAATGTCAGCGTTACCGGTGGAGTGGGCAATGAAAGTTGGTCCATGCCTTATCGTGTCAGCGTAGGATATACCAATCAGGAAGGTATTCTGAAAGGTTCCGATTATAACCGTTTTACAGCAGGGTTTACTCTGAATCCCTCATTGCTGAATGATCATCTTAATTTTAACATCAATGCCAAGTATTCTTACTCCAAGACAAATCCGGGTGGTACGGATGCTATCGGTGCAGCTATCTCTATGGACCCGACTCGTCCGATAATGAGTGAGGACGAACAGTTCAAGAATTGGGGCGGTTATTGGCAGTGGACAAAGAATACTTCCGAATACGACCCCACTTTCCCGTTTGCACGCAATGATGATGCTCCTAAAAATCCGGTGGAACTGATTGAACATTATACATTCGATAAGAGCGCTACCGTACTTCTCGGTAATTTTGAAGCCGATTATAAGATACATGGATTTGAAGACTTGCGTTTGCATATGAATCTTTCGGGTGAATATGCCGATGGTGGAGAATATACTAACAACAATCCGTATTCGACTTATGGCTTCTATTATGGAGGTGTAGGCGAGAATAAGGAAAAGAAATACAACCTGATTGCTACGGCATACGCCCAGTACAACAAAGATTTCAACAAGGCACATCATCTGGATGTGATGGTGGGTTACGAATATAACCACATGAAATATTGGGGTGGAGAATGGTTCGAAAACTATTATCCTTCTACCAATGAGAGTTATTATGACGATGGTACTCCGAAAGCCGGAACAATAAACAGCTCTTCTACAAAGAATTGGAGAGGCCAGATTTATCTTGTCAGCTGGTATGGACGTGTCAATTATTCGCTTCTTGACCGTTATCTTTTCACCTTTACAGCCCGTTATGACGGTTCGAGCCGTTTTGCAGACGGACAACGCTGGGGTTTCTTCCCTTCGGCAGCCTTTGCTTGGCGTGTGAAGGATGAAGCTTTCCTGAAAGATGTAGATGCTGTCAGTGACTTGAAACTTCGTCTTGGCTGGGGTAAGACCGGTCAGCAGGATACCGGTAAGGAATACTACACAGTCATATACAAGGTAAGCACCAGTGAGAACCATCGTTATCCGGTAGGTCCTAACAATCCGGGTACGCTTTATCAGCCTTTGCCTTATAATGACGACCTTACTTGGGAAACTACGACCACATGGAACTTAGGGTTGGATTATGGAATGTTTGACCAGAGACTGACTTTGAACCTTGATGCTTATTACCGCGAAACCACGGACTTGCTTTCCACACCTACAATTCCGGCAGGACAGAACTTTGATAATGCCCTTATGCTTAATGCCGGTTCTTTGAAGAATACCGGTGTTGAAATAGCTCTGTCGGGCAAACCTGTTCAAACAAAAGACTGGTTTGTGGAACTTGGAATGAACATAGCATACAATAAGAATGAGATAACTGGTCTTTATGGCGGACGTGACGTTATTGAAGCAGGTATGAAAGTGGGTACCGACCAGCAAATCACCTATCATAAAGTGGGACTTCCCGCCAACTCCTTCTGGGTGTATCAGCAGGTGTATGACGAAAGCGGACGTCCTATCATGGGATGTTATGTAGACCGGAATGCTGACGGCAGCATAGACGAAAACGACCGCTATTATTATAAAAACATTATAGCGCCTTGGACAGGCGGATTTAATTTTAAAGTAGCTTATAAGAACTGGGACCTCGGAACCAACTTCAGAGCCAGCTTCGGTAATTATGTATACAATGGCATCGAATCGGGCAAGGCAAATTCTGCAATGCTTTATAATTCCAAAGGATATTACGAGAATAGCACGGCAGATATCGTAAGCCTTGGCTGGAGTTCTTACAATTATGCGCTTACTGATTATTTTGTACAGAATGCAAGTTTCCTGAAGTGTGACAATATTACGCTTGGATATAATTTCGATAATCTTTTTAAAGCCGGCAAGTACAAAGGCGTGTCAGGACGTATCTATGCTTCATGCTCAAATGTCTTTACCATTACGAAGTACAAAGGGCTTGACCCGGAACAGACTTCCGGAAAGGAGAGCAGCCTCTATCCGCGCAGCCGTACTTTCCTTCTTGGATTGAATCTTAATTTCTAA
- a CDS encoding RagB/SusD family nutrient uptake outer membrane protein, whose amino-acid sequence MKLNKIKAIFPAIALFLTASMTSCMDDLEKGNIDPTVEPNPNLLGLYSKCYAGLIMEGNDGNADFTIDDAGKSTLLRNVFNFNELSTDEAICWWSDGGITDIGYNQCMPGTATLRFLYYRLMSNITYCNHYLSLEAAQADKTMLAEVRFIRAYNYFLMLDFFGDPSFIETITSEVPKQAHAYNEKFDESATYTRAELLQLGREFLFNWVKKELENAEADMLPAEPETDSDANYGRADKAAAWILLSRLYLNAGTYLNNDGQNNPHWDKALEYAEMVINSNYAIFDDTRIPTEATQRGYRPYDLLFMGDNGSNGASCEAILPLLQDGKVTKGYGGSLFFIAAMWNDKMQTVTDLTAGTTGNTWSGMRCRPQLIEKFTNNPESFVGKSTKEIRALQIDDRALFWGKGSDGDERTLDLGDNSSFYQGLVTTKWNNNYSNGGSPHDVFDVDTDFFLFRVAEAYLNAAEAEMHLNGESSTKAKGYIDILRKRAHTATSDSYNLNYILDERSREFYFEGLRRTDLIRFNQFGGTQTTYNWSYKGGNINGVTFDKTRNLFPLPTSEIQANRSLIQIDGYNETEE is encoded by the coding sequence ATGAAACTAAATAAAATAAAAGCAATATTTCCTGCCATTGCTCTTTTTCTGACAGCAAGCATGACTTCCTGTATGGATGATCTTGAGAAAGGGAATATAGACCCTACCGTAGAGCCTAATCCGAATCTGTTGGGGCTGTATAGCAAATGTTATGCCGGACTCATCATGGAAGGTAATGACGGTAATGCGGATTTTACCATAGACGATGCCGGTAAATCGACGTTATTGCGTAACGTGTTTAATTTTAATGAACTTTCTACCGATGAGGCTATCTGCTGGTGGAGCGACGGTGGTATTACCGATATCGGTTATAACCAATGTATGCCGGGTACTGCGACTCTCAGATTTCTTTATTATCGTCTGATGTCCAATATTACGTACTGCAACCATTATTTGAGCCTTGAAGCGGCACAAGCCGATAAGACGATGCTTGCAGAGGTGCGTTTTATCCGTGCATACAACTATTTCTTAATGCTCGATTTCTTTGGAGACCCCTCTTTTATAGAGACAATTACCTCGGAAGTGCCTAAACAAGCCCATGCCTATAATGAGAAATTTGACGAGAGTGCCACATATACCCGTGCGGAACTTCTGCAATTGGGACGTGAATTCCTCTTTAATTGGGTGAAAAAGGAATTGGAAAATGCCGAAGCGGATATGTTGCCTGCCGAACCGGAAACGGACAGTGATGCAAACTATGGCCGCGCTGACAAAGCGGCAGCCTGGATTTTGCTGAGCCGTTTATATCTTAATGCCGGTACTTATCTTAATAATGACGGGCAGAACAATCCTCATTGGGATAAAGCGTTGGAATATGCTGAAATGGTTATCAATTCAAATTACGCAATCTTTGATGATACCAGGATTCCGACAGAAGCTACGCAGAGAGGCTATCGTCCGTACGATTTGCTCTTTATGGGTGATAACGGATCGAATGGTGCCAGTTGTGAAGCCATACTTCCGCTTCTTCAGGATGGAAAGGTGACGAAAGGCTATGGAGGTTCGCTTTTCTTTATTGCCGCTATGTGGAACGATAAGATGCAAACCGTAACCGACCTAACTGCCGGTACTACGGGTAATACGTGGTCCGGTATGCGATGCCGTCCTCAACTGATTGAGAAGTTTACTAATAATCCTGAATCTTTTGTAGGCAAGTCGACGAAGGAAATCCGTGCTTTGCAAATCGATGACCGTGCGCTTTTCTGGGGAAAAGGTTCGGACGGCGATGAACGTACGCTTGACTTGGGAGATAACTCCAGTTTCTATCAAGGCTTGGTAACTACGAAATGGAATAACAACTATTCCAACGGCGGAAGCCCGCACGATGTGTTCGATGTGGATACGGATTTCTTCCTTTTCCGTGTGGCTGAAGCTTATCTCAATGCTGCGGAAGCAGAAATGCATCTCAATGGCGAGAGTTCAACAAAGGCAAAAGGTTATATCGATATCTTGCGTAAGCGTGCTCACACGGCTACAAGCGATTCTTACAACCTGAACTATATTCTTGACGAGCGTTCGCGCGAATTCTATTTCGAGGGTCTCCGTCGTACCGACCTTATACGTTTTAATCAGTTCGGTGGTACGCAAACTACCTATAACTGGTCGTATAAAGGCGGCAATATCAATGGAGTGACATTCGATAAGACAAGAAATCTTTTCCCTCTCCCGACATCGGAAATACAGGCAAACAGAAGCCTTATCCAGATTGATGGTTATAATGAGACAGAAGAGTAA
- a CDS encoding SusE domain-containing protein, which translates to MKNKLLLGAVLVGTAGIFAACSDDNDSNPTLIQPTEFVLNTPAYVNETVDLENTEALRLTWSQPEYTTGNAPINATYEIQVSPTNSFTVSTDEADADEENALVADYAVIDKTSTTCFADLAASELNKALAKVAKWKADAVPAEQKTFIRINAFVLEGMNRLNAITSNVVEISVAPYYVELSDAAPIMWYLVGNNFGDGAWSDKPGESSFPLFMQSDYNYDKVTGAGEITYLNYFTTEEWKIQPADFNWDYGFCGTGAPNEAVYRNGGADGGNITCNPAGYYLVTINTGANTCTIVNQEITPAVYGQICITGDFCDWADQNMTPVNKSGENHVWCYMLTVEEDAVKQIKFKIPGSWDTNWGYGSEDGEVSVCGKAAAGGKNIGVAAGTWVIMFNDITGEFSIIPKK; encoded by the coding sequence ATGAAGAATAAATTATTGCTTGGTGCTGTGCTTGTCGGTACTGCCGGCATATTTGCAGCATGTTCGGATGATAATGATTCGAACCCTACGCTGATACAACCCACGGAGTTCGTCTTGAACACTCCGGCTTACGTGAACGAAACGGTTGATTTGGAGAATACGGAAGCTCTTCGGTTGACATGGTCACAACCGGAATATACAACAGGCAATGCTCCGATTAATGCGACATATGAAATACAGGTTTCTCCGACAAACTCATTCACTGTGTCTACGGACGAAGCGGATGCGGATGAGGAAAATGCTCTTGTTGCCGATTATGCAGTTATCGACAAGACTTCTACAACCTGTTTTGCTGATTTGGCGGCATCTGAACTTAACAAGGCTCTGGCTAAAGTAGCGAAGTGGAAAGCAGACGCTGTTCCTGCCGAACAAAAGACTTTTATTCGTATCAATGCATTTGTGCTTGAAGGTATGAATAGATTGAATGCCATTACATCGAATGTGGTAGAAATCAGTGTGGCTCCTTATTATGTGGAATTGTCGGATGCCGCTCCTATTATGTGGTATCTTGTCGGAAATAATTTTGGTGACGGTGCTTGGAGTGATAAGCCGGGCGAAAGTAGCTTCCCGCTGTTCATGCAAAGCGATTACAATTATGATAAGGTGACCGGTGCCGGTGAAATTACCTACCTCAACTATTTTACAACTGAGGAGTGGAAGATACAGCCTGCGGATTTCAATTGGGATTATGGATTTTGTGGTACAGGCGCTCCCAATGAGGCTGTTTATCGTAACGGCGGAGCCGATGGCGGAAATATCACATGTAATCCGGCCGGATATTATCTTGTTACCATTAATACCGGAGCGAATACTTGTACTATTGTCAATCAGGAAATAACCCCGGCTGTTTACGGTCAGATATGTATCACCGGTGATTTCTGCGATTGGGCCGACCAGAACATGACTCCGGTGAACAAGAGCGGTGAAAACCATGTATGGTGTTATATGTTGACAGTGGAAGAGGATGCCGTGAAGCAGATTAAGTTCAAGATTCCCGGTTCTTGGGATACAAATTGGGGATATGGTTCGGAAGACGGCGAGGTATCTGTTTGCGGTAAGGCAGCAGCCGGAGGCAAGAACATCGGTGTTGCGGCAGGTACATGGGTTATCATGTTCAATGATATAACCGGTGAATTCAGTATTATTCCTAAGAAATAA
- a CDS encoding DUF5115 domain-containing protein: MIKKLVYGLAIIAGLVSCNDDYTDWASPQSNDSKEPVDKIAFTVEPAVSAIDFVVETAENIQLFTTSLQDGQVSEYALTLSAEGKDKTAALSATAAGMVASTDLANAVAAIYGKSPEERTVAVEVAADVTVKTEDGSIITKKKASPFTLKVKLNTPLEYFLVGDVTSWADKSAKCMLYPQGDKKYAYTTDFTKTENGVQTAGNLKIWLGADIGNWDNCYGAESDGDNAVSGKLVSVNAGAIACPEVGKFYKLEVDFSTNEYAWTELTDQAPKSYTHISLIGDYNDWDTAGSEKDLEQITPHNWYIAGFEPGKDGVLKLRADHKWDISWGAATDNVTIADKNYLSLTTADGKNVVVPNGKYNVFFNDITGEVVFQTAE; this comes from the coding sequence ATGATAAAGAAATTAGTATATGGCTTGGCTATCATTGCAGGACTTGTTTCCTGCAATGATGACTATACGGATTGGGCAAGCCCTCAAAGCAATGATTCCAAAGAACCGGTCGATAAAATCGCATTTACGGTAGAACCGGCAGTCAGCGCCATTGATTTTGTAGTGGAAACGGCGGAAAATATTCAGTTATTTACTACCAGTCTGCAAGATGGGCAGGTAAGTGAATACGCGCTTACTCTTTCTGCTGAAGGTAAGGATAAAACCGCCGCTCTGAGCGCAACGGCAGCCGGGATGGTTGCTTCAACCGATTTGGCAAACGCGGTAGCGGCTATTTATGGTAAAAGCCCCGAAGAACGGACTGTTGCTGTAGAAGTGGCAGCCGATGTAACGGTAAAAACAGAAGACGGTAGCATCATAACCAAGAAGAAAGCTTCTCCGTTTACTTTGAAAGTCAAGCTGAATACCCCATTGGAGTATTTTCTGGTAGGCGACGTTACATCATGGGCAGACAAGTCGGCAAAATGTATGCTTTATCCACAAGGAGATAAGAAATATGCGTATACGACCGATTTTACTAAAACTGAGAATGGTGTACAAACAGCCGGTAATCTAAAAATTTGGTTAGGTGCAGATATTGGAAATTGGGATAATTGTTATGGTGCTGAGAGCGATGGCGATAATGCTGTTTCCGGTAAGTTGGTATCAGTAAATGCCGGAGCGATAGCTTGTCCGGAAGTCGGTAAATTTTATAAACTGGAAGTTGACTTTTCTACAAACGAATATGCTTGGACAGAACTGACTGATCAGGCTCCGAAATCTTATACTCATATAAGTTTGATTGGTGACTATAATGATTGGGATACAGCGGGTTCTGAGAAAGATTTGGAACAGATTACTCCGCATAACTGGTATATAGCTGGCTTTGAACCGGGAAAAGACGGTGTATTAAAGTTGCGTGCTGACCATAAGTGGGACATTTCTTGGGGTGCTGCAACGGATAACGTAACAATAGCGGATAAAAACTATTTGTCATTGACTACTGCAGATGGTAAGAATGTTGTTGTTCCCAATGGAAAATATAATGTATTCTTTAATGATATTACAGGTGAAGTTGTATTTCAGACGGCTGAATAA
- a CDS encoding alpha-amylase family glycosyl hydrolase, which produces MKNVKSVLYLILGLLISSLMACSDDPGAFSEPAPGQDETPEGYVSLEPSSDTWDGTKRADITYQTLVYSFADSNNDEWGDFRGLTDKLDYLNEMGVNAIWLSPIHPAMSYHGYDVKDYTTVNARYGTMDDFERLIAKAHELGIKVYLDYVMNHTGKDHPWFIDAKSSKESVYRNYYIFSQDPKSDITAGKIPMIKRESSTGYNAGEWFSAGIGDAMKGYYKFVLDWSNAASPTITVTKEDTPNADTPDVTTQDAKYLYYGEGICKKFYARGNNKYELTVDLDTDWGFLIRTSNTSWDNGTKYGAPSKASKVQLGKPFTLSNANPEDILFASVEAWYFHSHFQTDWFADLNYGAIDDAANSPAYKAISAAAKEWIDRGIDGFRLDAVKHIYHSATSDENPRFLKMFYDDMNEYYKSKGHTDDIYIVGEVLSGSDEVAPYYQGLPALFEFDFWYKLDWSIANSTGCYFAKDILSFQQKYARYRADYIEATKLSNHDEDRTASKLGKSEAKCKLAAAVLLTAPGEPYIYYGEELGIYGTKEKADEYVRSPMLWGDNYTTAYTDKIDATVASSIKSVAEQKENANSLLNTYLSFTRLRNTYPALAQGTMTKHAVYNESNEEYKSIAAWYMTKDNEKMLVLHNFGSASVKLSLTDNIEKAVGVSGTVQVKEGDNTSIRLGGYSSVVYKIAQ; this is translated from the coding sequence ATGAAGAACGTAAAATCTGTTTTATATTTAATATTGGGTTTGCTGATAAGCTCTTTGATGGCTTGTAGTGATGACCCCGGAGCTTTTTCTGAGCCTGCACCGGGGCAGGATGAAACTCCTGAAGGATATGTCTCTTTAGAACCCTCATCCGATACGTGGGACGGAACCAAACGTGCCGATATTACTTATCAGACATTGGTGTATTCATTTGCCGATAGTAATAATGACGAGTGGGGCGATTTCAGAGGACTCACAGATAAGCTGGATTATCTTAATGAAATGGGTGTGAATGCAATATGGCTGTCGCCAATTCATCCGGCAATGTCTTATCACGGATATGATGTGAAGGATTATACAACAGTGAATGCCCGGTATGGAACTATGGATGATTTTGAACGGTTGATTGCCAAAGCCCATGAATTGGGTATAAAAGTCTATTTGGATTATGTGATGAACCATACCGGAAAGGATCATCCTTGGTTTATAGATGCGAAATCGTCCAAGGAAAGTGTTTACCGTAACTATTACATCTTCTCACAAGACCCGAAATCCGATATTACTGCCGGTAAAATTCCAATGATAAAGCGGGAAAGCTCTACGGGATATAATGCAGGCGAATGGTTTTCGGCTGGTATAGGTGATGCCATGAAAGGATATTATAAGTTTGTACTCGACTGGTCTAATGCTGCAAGTCCCACCATAACAGTTACAAAAGAAGATACTCCGAACGCGGATACTCCGGACGTAACCACGCAAGATGCCAAGTACTTATATTATGGTGAGGGCATTTGCAAGAAATTCTATGCGAGAGGCAATAATAAGTACGAGTTAACGGTTGATCTTGATACGGATTGGGGTTTTTTAATCCGTACAAGTAATACTTCATGGGACAACGGAACGAAGTATGGTGCTCCGTCTAAAGCAAGTAAAGTGCAGTTAGGCAAGCCTTTTACTTTGAGTAATGCAAATCCTGAGGACATATTGTTTGCATCGGTCGAAGCATGGTATTTCCATTCCCATTTCCAAACAGACTGGTTTGCCGACCTTAATTACGGTGCTATTGATGATGCTGCCAACTCTCCGGCATATAAAGCAATATCCGCTGCAGCAAAAGAATGGATAGACAGGGGAATTGACGGATTCCGTTTGGATGCGGTGAAACATATTTATCACAGTGCCACTTCGGATGAGAATCCCCGTTTTCTGAAAATGTTCTATGATGATATGAACGAATATTATAAATCGAAAGGGCATACAGATGATATTTATATTGTAGGTGAAGTCCTTTCGGGCAGTGACGAGGTGGCGCCTTATTATCAAGGACTTCCCGCATTGTTTGAGTTTGACTTCTGGTATAAACTGGACTGGTCGATTGCCAACTCCACTGGTTGTTACTTTGCGAAAGACATACTTTCTTTCCAACAGAAATATGCGAGATACCGTGCCGATTACATAGAAGCTACCAAACTATCCAACCATGATGAAGACCGTACAGCATCCAAACTGGGAAAATCAGAGGCAAAGTGTAAACTTGCGGCTGCCGTATTGCTTACCGCACCGGGCGAACCCTATATTTATTATGGGGAAGAATTGGGTATCTACGGAACGAAGGAAAAGGCGGATGAATATGTACGTAGTCCGATGCTGTGGGGAGATAATTATACTACTGCCTATACGGACAAGATTGATGCCACCGTGGCTTCGAGTATAAAATCTGTAGCAGAACAGAAGGAAAATGCAAATTCGTTGCTGAATACCTATCTCTCTTTTACCCGTTTGCGTAATACCTATCCGGCTTTGGCTCAAGGTACAATGACAAAACATGCGGTATATAACGAATCGAACGAAGAGTACAAGAGCATTGCTGCATGGTATATGACAAAAGATAATGAAAAGATGCTTGTTCTTCACAACTTTGGAAGCGCATCTGTTAAACTGTCATTGACAGATAATATCGAGAAGGCTGTCGGTGTATCGGGAACTGTTCAGGTGAAAGAAGGGGATAATACTTCCATACGGTTGGGAGGATATTCGTCAGTGGTCTATAAAATAGCCCAATAG
- a CDS encoding GNAT family N-acetyltransferase, translating into MPLKLTTYHRGSRIPELPGTDTFHSTELFHVYEATPGYTPLLIVASENGIPVAKLLAAIRKSVRLFPPAIIKRCEVYGTGEYFDETLNREAVFSDMLQRLTDEALREAFLIEFRNLDNSLSGYKVFRENRYFAVNWLRVRNSLHNVEQVESRFSSSRIRQIKKGLNNGAEVKEAHTPEEIHAFAKMLHYNYSAKIRRHFPSIDFFQLLEKQMPRKSRIFIVTYKDKVIGGSVCIYSNNSAYLWFSGGMRKTYALQYPGILAVWQALRDAKERGYRHLEFMDVGLPFRRHGYREFVLRFGGKQISTRRWFRFRWEWLNRVLIKMYE; encoded by the coding sequence ATGCCCTTGAAACTGACTACATACCATCGGGGAAGCCGGATACCCGAACTGCCGGGAACCGATACATTCCACTCTACGGAGCTGTTTCACGTCTATGAAGCAACTCCGGGATACACACCTTTGCTTATTGTGGCGTCGGAAAACGGAATACCCGTAGCCAAGTTGCTTGCCGCCATACGGAAGAGCGTACGACTGTTTCCACCCGCCATCATCAAGCGGTGTGAGGTATATGGCACCGGAGAATATTTCGATGAAACGCTCAACCGTGAAGCTGTCTTTAGCGATATGCTGCAACGCCTCACGGACGAAGCCCTGCGGGAAGCCTTCCTTATCGAGTTCCGCAATCTGGACAATTCGTTGTCCGGTTATAAAGTATTCCGCGAGAACCGTTACTTTGCCGTCAACTGGCTGCGCGTACGCAACTCGTTGCATAATGTGGAGCAGGTAGAATCCCGTTTCAGTTCCTCCCGCATCCGCCAAATCAAAAAAGGGCTGAACAACGGAGCAGAAGTAAAAGAAGCACATACCCCGGAAGAAATCCATGCTTTTGCCAAGATGCTGCATTACAACTACTCTGCCAAGATACGGCGGCATTTCCCAAGCATAGACTTTTTCCAGCTCCTGGAAAAGCAAATGCCCCGGAAAAGCCGTATTTTCATTGTAACCTATAAAGACAAAGTTATTGGCGGAAGCGTCTGTATCTATTCCAATAACAGTGCATACCTATGGTTCTCCGGCGGCATGCGTAAAACATACGCTTTGCAATATCCCGGCATTCTTGCCGTGTGGCAGGCGTTGCGCGATGCCAAAGAACGCGGCTACCGCCACCTGGAATTTATGGACGTAGGCCTGCCTTTCCGCAGACACGGCTACCGCGAATTCGTACTCCGCTTCGGCGGAAAACAAATCAGCACCCGTCGCTGGTTCCGTTTTCGGTGGGAATGGCTGAACAGGGTGCTGATAAAGATGTATGAGTAA
- a CDS encoding nitroreductase family protein codes for MESFSELIKTRRSMRKFTEEELTQEQVVTLMKAALMAPTSKRSNAWQFIVVDDKETLKKLSFCKEQASQFIADAALAVVVTADPLASDVWIEDASIASIYLQLQAEDMGLGSCWVQLRERFTASGMSSNEYVHEVLDMPLQLQALSIIAIGHKGMERKPFNEDNLQWEKIHLNKYGGK; via the coding sequence ATGGAAAGTTTTAGCGAATTGATAAAGACCCGCCGCAGCATGCGGAAGTTTACAGAAGAGGAGTTGACGCAAGAACAGGTGGTTACGCTGATGAAAGCCGCACTGATGGCGCCTACTTCCAAACGGAGCAATGCGTGGCAGTTTATCGTGGTGGATGATAAGGAAACATTGAAAAAGCTGTCTTTCTGTAAAGAGCAGGCTTCGCAATTCATAGCGGATGCCGCATTGGCTGTGGTTGTAACCGCCGACCCGCTGGCAAGCGACGTCTGGATAGAAGATGCCTCTATCGCTTCCATTTACCTGCAACTTCAGGCGGAAGATATGGGATTGGGCAGTTGCTGGGTACAGCTTCGCGAGCGTTTTACGGCATCCGGCATGTCCTCTAACGAATATGTGCACGAAGTACTCGACATGCCTTTGCAGTTGCAGGCTCTCAGTATCATTGCCATCGGGCATAAAGGAATGGAGCGCAAGCCTTTCAATGAGGACAACCTGCAATGGGAAAAGATTCACCTTAACAAATATGGAGGAAAGTAA